A segment of the Zingiber officinale cultivar Zhangliang chromosome 8B, Zo_v1.1, whole genome shotgun sequence genome:
TTATCCCCATTTGAAAATGATCACCATATATATCCACATTATCACCCCTGTCTCTTCTGTTTCGTTTATGACAGACATCCCACTTCTGAAGTGCCTCAACATGTAACCTTGAATTGATTTCATGTATCGACCAATAAGAACTATTACTTAGGGTCGACACATTCACATAATTTTCACCATTCCGTTCCCACAACACATACTGAATAACAGATCCAGAAGGAGACAATACTAGCAAATAATATGCTGAGATTAGTGAGCTGTTTTCAGTGTGAAGACGAGAACCATTGCAATTGTGGAAAGCTGAAGCAATGGCACCATAAGAAGGATTGACTTTGCCGGTAGCAGCTGCTGCAGCACCACTGACAGCTCCTTTTAGACCGGGATTCCCATTTCTTATTCTACTTACAGCAGATAATGTGACAGGGGTACCAGATGAAAGAAGATTCATGTGTATGTGCTTTGGAGAAGAAGAGCCATGAAGAGACTTTCCTAGTGCATTCTTCATGAAATCTGATCCATACAAGTTGTTTGCAAGTTTAACCTCCCTGGATTGAAGTTCTGTAGCagcatcagaagaagaaagttcaAATAAGTGACTGGTTCCTCTTGAAGAACTTATCATAATCCATTTGCTGTCATCACTAAAACTGATGTCCTGTATAACCTGATAGGGAACAAAAACTATATCAGTTAATCATGTCATAAGGTCAAAATAAATAGGCATGCAAAGATCAAGAAGAATAATTACTGCATTGGTGATGCCACGCTGCAACCTATAGAGATGAATGTAGGAGCCTCTAGCATTGGATCCAGCAGAACTGTCAAGCATAGAGATCGTAATACCAAAAATGTTGATGTTGTGACCATGGATAGAAGCTGTCACCAGCAACATTCCACTTGGATCAAAGCACAATGCAGAAATAGGACTTGAATGTGCCCTGAACTGAACTATTATTGACTTGGAAACAATATCACGGACTATGACCTATGAATTTCAAAGAGAAACAATTAAGCATTTGGATAGTCCCTTACATCAGGGTTCTTATTAGAATCCAAAACATATTTCAATCATCAAATTTCAAATCATGGAATTAGTTTAGTACACACAAAGTCGAGCATGGTATTTCAACCACCTAAGGCAAGTGAAAATTGAAGCCAAAGTAACATTTCATACCATGCCTACATTTTCTGTATCAGGCAGTTGCCCGTTCGTGGTTCCATTGTGTTTTAAGCTTGAAGTTCCATGTCTTCTGGGGCCACTGTGTTCAGCCAGAAGTTCAGAATAATATTTTGAGATCTTCTTATATCCCATGTCTCCAAGTGTTACTAAACCAGCAGCAAGCTGCTTGCTTGACTCCTTTGCAAAGTTTGCTACCAGACCACTGTTTGAATGTGGCAGTGAAGCACTTTTAGCCATACTcatatttttgggactaacacgGCCAGTATTTGAAGCCGTGACAAGTTTACCACTATAGGCCAGCCACCTTGTACCAATTGTCAATGGTCCATAGCCTATACCACTGGAACTAGGACAGGCTGCACCAATTGGGTAAGTAAGAATTGTATAACCTCTCACCAAAGTTGCAGCGTTGAAACACTGAATCTGTAGAATAGGTTTCTACTCTTAATTATTTCTGGTGCTAATCTATGTAAAAGATGAATACAATGTAATACCAACCTGGGCAGCTTGACAAACCACAATTACTTGAGAACTGCATCTGACAGAGATGATAGTAGCCCTAAACTTCAGAACATGTACATAATCATGGGTCCTTAAAGAATAAAATCGAAGATAAGCTGGTGATAGTGTGCCACTTCCCATATCCCAATTAGTTGTGGTTTCATTAAAAGAAGAACCATCCCCATCAAGGTTGTTGCCTTTCATGCTAATTGAAGCCTCCTCAGCAACAATCAACAGTGGACGAACTTCTGCAAACTTATCTTCTTGCTTCATTGCCGGTTTTAACTTCTTTTGCATTTGAAGGAATGATACAGGTCCATCACGCCTTGATGCTATCTGCCGCACATCATTGGACTGGTGAACATCCCAGACCTGGAAGCCAGATCTGAAACCCAATAAAAGAACTTGCTGGAAAAAATCTTCAAATTCCAACTTGTCAAATCCAGCCCATTGCACCTTTGTAATAACATAAACTTTAATGAGATTGGACTAGCATTGTTGAAAATCAACTATAATAAGAACAAACTAGCATTGCATGAAATGCAGAAACATAAAAATGGAATACAGATATCCTACCATATATGTCACTCTTGCACTTTTTGATTCTCAAATTGTTCAAATCTTAGTTCATGGACACTGACAAAAAACAAAGAGATTCAAGCATCTATT
Coding sequences within it:
- the LOC122014583 gene encoding autophagy-related protein 18f-like; the protein is MRNDVHGHRDDGVPRNRGGNGLFSVRSLSNYMRIVSSGASNVASSVRSAGASIVSSVSDRHDDSSRDEVQWAGFDKLEFEDFFQQVLLLGFRSGFQVWDVHQSNDVRQIASRRDGPVSFLQMQKKLKPAMKQEDKFAEVRPLLIVAEEASISMKGNNLDGDGSSFNETTTNWDMGSGTLSPAYLRFYSLRTHDYVHVLKFRATIISVRCSSQVIVVCQAAQIQCFNAATLVRGYTILTYPIGAACPSSSGIGYGPLTIGTRWLAYSGKLVTASNTGRVSPKNMSMAKSASLPHSNSGLVANFAKESSKQLAAGLVTLGDMGYKKISKYYSELLAEHSGPRRHGTSSLKHNGTTNGQLPDTENVGMVIVRDIVSKSIIVQFRAHSSPISALCFDPSGMLLVTASIHGHNINIFGITISMLDSSAGSNARGSYIHLYRLQRGITNAVIQDISFSDDSKWIMISSSRGTSHLFELSSSDAATELQSREVKLANNLYGSDFMKNALGKSLHGSSSPKHIHMNLLSSGTPVTLSAVSRIRNGNPGLKGAVSGAAAAATGKVNPSYGAIASAFHNCNGSRLHTENSSLISAYYLLVLSPSGSVIQYVLWERNGENYVNVSTLSNSSYWSIHEINSRLHVEALQKWDVCHKRNRRDRGDNVDIYGDHFQMGIKKGTNILSAGTSVDMKTKHNREENQHTYLSEVELHVHEAGTPLWAKSEICFQVMMDENAKSFDNGSYYGEVDIENITSITIEARSKDLVPVFNNSRTPMCQQLRINASVTTNKSEVVYQQKSRQLERGRLSHSSHSFLDYDYGNHSMAEFPSGISDTCWKQSMADEGFVNNNTHDQFTGNELRLVDSSENLKLETHLELVENTKEIEDLLSL